The genomic window agattaaaaaggATTCTTTAGACAGTTGtaaagatatcttgaaaatgttgaaatttcgtTGAGCAGACTGTTTTCGTTACCATAGAAGATGCATTGCGAAAGTGGACAACTAACTGTTATATGACTGACATGGTCATGGTTCACTAACTCAGCCTATGTAAACTTCGAGGGTAATTGGGAACAGTATGATATTATCgatgtataatttttaactAACTCAAACCCTGCACGCTTCGAGCTGTTTGAAGACGGTCATCAACCCAGAGGCAACATCGTGTACTggtaaaacaaagaattaaccTGAATCCTTTGACCTTTGTTAAGACATTTTGAAGAAGGTGGCATTTCGGTCAACTTAATAAAACCTATTTTATCGACCACACATTCTAAAGAGGATGATCGGGTATAATGTGACATTAGTTATAATATAATGAGTCACCAACTCAAACGCTGTAAGCTTCAAGCTGTTTGAAGACGATCAGCAACTCAGAAGCAAAGTTTCATACTGATAACATGAACAGTAACAAGGAATCTTTAGACGGTTGTtaagatatcttgaaaatgttgacatttcGCTGAGCCTAGTACGCATTGTATCAGCGACTACATGCAGACACGAAAGGTACGAATAGCATTGCGAAAGAGGACAACTGAGTGTTGTATTGTTTAGACGCTAGGAAGTAGGTGACATTTTCAAGGATGAACGAAATGCGAATCAACAGAAAGTCGCCAGCTACACATTGGCAACGACTTCAATTGTATTACAACGAGTTCTCCATATAGTAGGTCTCATTTTcctgaaagtttttaaaaagctaactACTCGGgactaacggcgtaatttcttccagtcggtgatatatatatatatgtaacattttacgccagtaatataaattaattatattttaatttattataattaaatcACCGATTgggttagtggcgtaaaatcttacagtatatagactgtgttagtcgcatattacgccgttatataTATTCCCCCCCATGAGGCACAATGGGGTAACAATTTTTTGTCCTCATCATGGTTGTCCTTTGAGAGCCGCTGGGTGGAAATCTTATTCTCGTCCAAGTATACTACGAGTGCAGCCTCTTATTGCCTGGGAGTGAGAAGCCGGGTCAACGATATCTCTCAGCCTCTACTAAGGTAATGGCACAATTGCCTTCGCACGTCGTAAGATTATTCCTCATTATTTTGCAGCAACAGTGTGGAGTTACATTTTGCTTGTATGATCACGTAATCACAGGCATATACCAGGACAACATTTTTTGGAGTTATCAGAGGGCATAGCGGAAATGAATTATCGCGCATTAATGAGAAACCATCCTGACAACCTAAACTTTTATAATGACATATTTGGCGCGTACGTACGATGTAAAAACACAACGGTAGATATCCTGGCTTTCTTTTGGTTCACCAgtgtaaaaactgaaaagtttatATAAGGAGAGAAGAAGATGAATTCTTCGGAATTAGGCAAAACTGCCTAACACATGGATAATTTGATAAGGAATCTCTCGGGTTTTAACCTTGAAGTTGACAGTAAGCTATACGggagccaatgaccataaaggcttggccggacctaCAAATAGGAAAAGGTGAAGttgcggaaaatttgaaaatttttttgggcaaggtgggagaattcatttggggaccacggttttggttttcttttttcgccacgcagcaagttacaaaacgtaaatataattcttcttggtgcctttccggaTACCACCGATACCTTTTCCGATGCCtctattgtttattacagcagtaaaagatatatgtaccatcaacacttttgaaaaattgcttcacaTTTTAGTTAGCGAAGTAGTCTGTTAATATTTCGGCTCTACAACATTATTGTTTTCCGcaactataactgatatgtctctatatgaagtattaaatttgtttccccgctgaccactcgtatttcggtcttttcttcattccccactcgtcgcccgtgatgtgTAACTCCCAAATATGGTGGTCAGTACAGCACTTTCTTCCTGCGTAGAGCACAGTTTGCATTTCTTCAGGAATGTATTTAGGGCTATACCCATCAGACACTGTTCTTACATTTCAGCATTTGAAGGGGAAGTCAAGTCAAGTGGTGATTTACACCTAACGAATGGCCGAGTACAAATACTTCATCTAAACTCTTCAGGTTCAGATGAGAGGTCATATACTGGGATGGCCTCGAGAACATTCCTTACTGCCTATAAATCAAAGCATGCTGATCATATTGTTCAAGATATAAACCTGTGGGATAAGGAACTTTTACAATACGATTTATCACACGTGGCCAGCAAGATGCGAATGGTGAGTGGTCAAGATGAACCATCAGACAAAGTGAATTTTGAACCAGTGGAAAGGATgataaaaactttattttcgGCAGATAAGCTGGTTGTGTCGTGTCCAATGTGGAATTACAGCATCCCATATGTTTTGAAACAGTACATAGATTGCGTTGTTCAACCTGGATTGACCTTCAGGGAAACATCAACTGGTCCACAAGGACTGTTAACGAACAGACCGTTATTACTTATAACCTCGTCCGGGGGGGACTATTCTACAGGCCAGATGAAAATGCTTGACTATCAGGTCCCTTACTTAAAGGATATATTTGGCTTGATTGGATTTACTGATGTTAGACATATTTATATAAAGAACACAGCACATGAGAAGCGAGATAAACTGTTGACTTTCATTGAATCAAGCTGCCTGGAAGCAGCTGCAAAATTTTGACTGTACCTTCTTCTCAGAAGATATTACTTGAACGCATGCAAACGTTGCTATTTTACAATGTTGCAATGCATTCCATTTATTAACACTTAAATGTTTTGGATTTTCTAGGGCAAAGGTAATCCACTTTGTTGTAaattatgattattttcatgatttcacAAAACTTAACAAATCATTTTGGTGTTTATTTCTCCTggaaatttgaaacaaactgaaatatttGGTTCACTTTTGTTGTCTCATTAGAATTAAGTTCAATCTTACAGTAAACATTTCTATATAGTCCATAAGTACAAAGTCATTtgcaatttaataaaattttaagtagTGCAATCGACATACCCTGAAAAATATGGCAGTGTAAGCACCATACTCTCACAGGTTGTTGTGGGCTAACAAAGGCTGATTGATCAATTTGAATGCTCAAATTCCTGTGGTCACCATGGTGAGCACTGATCATATTCAGAAAGGGGTAGTTTTGATTTTATATGAAACTACTGAAGGATTGAACCTAGAATTTGGCTTGGAGGTGAAGCACCAGATTGGTGCAATCTTCAATATTTTGGAGTTGATTTtagtttgattttaatttgaacTGGGAAGGTCAAAGCTGCCCAGCATGGAATTTCAAGCCTTGTCTCAGATTCCTTCATATATACCAGCAATTGGGAACAATTCACTAAAGGGACATTTCAAATGGCCTGTAGAGGCAAAAATTGTCACATCTGAGTACATAAGGTCTATCTCACCTTATACTGGTTTTTTAGACAAAGATAaggcatttattttttttaagtccttCATTTACACCCCTCATACATTCCATTATATTCAAGAGGTTAGCACAGTCTTTACACCAACTGGGTGCTTTGCAGGTGATGACATCAGGAGCTGGTAACATAATCTGTGCTACCACAATCCACCTATTCTGAAATATAACTCTTACCTGCAAAGCAGGATTatggtgatttttttaattcagagaaATCGAAAACAACCGCAATATTTGGATAGAATTCGTTTCTCAGGCAACCAAAACCGCCATCTGTAGTTCGCCGGCTTACTGACGAATTGGCGACAATCTCGGAACATTGACCGAAAActcctgggaacgaggttggtCCCCGTTGACTAAACCGCTGACAGACATTGCAAACGACATTAGGCTCGAGGTTTCCAAGATGGCGGGGATTCGCTGTGAGACGATTCAGTAAGAGAACATGCCACCGTGATGTTGTTTAAATATCAGTTTCTACTCATTCATGGAATTTCACAGTTGTTATTATCCAGATGTACGTGGTTTTTTGACAAGTAAGCTCCTAACCTTTATCGATAGCTGTTTCTCCTCTCCAAATAGTTAtttagtagaaaaaaattcaatttgatgGGATACAGGTTTCAGtcgcacaaaaaaataaaccttttgAAACAAACTCTTGTGGAAAATACAATTATCATTCTCATTTGATTACCTGTCCTCGGCTGGTAGGTCTTTCGGTCAGTTATTTAATCATTCAGTGATTGATTGTATGCGGTTTTtacatttatcaatttttttcaactagaCCTTGTGTTCTTGTTTCTAGTGGAGACCCAAACTTTTTGCAACTTTCTAAATCCCGTAAATTTTTTACCAATACTGGAAAAGTTGTTGAGATATCAAATGGTTCCATGGAGGCATTCAAAGACTTGCTCAGAAAAGACAAGATTACTTTTGTACTATTTTATGCACCCTGGTGTAGTCAGTCATGGATTGCAGCCAAAGAGTTCAATAATACTGCTGAAGTACTTTATAGAGAGGTAAGCTGTCTGTTCAGGAAGTATTTATTTGCCAACAAGCCGATCCCATCTATAAGTCAAGACCCAAAACTTTTAGCTTTGAGAAACTGTTGGATTCTAGTGAAAAGTAAACCATAAACATGCAGCTATGAATGGAGACCAAaacttttattgaaatattgtGAAGCCCTCCACGCACATTGTAAAGTGAGATGATTAAACATAACCATAAATcataatcaaacaaaaattagcATCTTCCCTCTCGGGAAACACTCGCATGCAACTGTAAAGAAGTTTCTGAATAAACATATCAATTAAATCACATGtacatgttgttgttttttttaattgaaaacaacagcaaagagaaaatttgaatttaatgtGATCTAATTTTACTTGTTAGGAGTAAATAAATATGACCATTTGTGCAACAGTTCATCAAACATTGAGGCATCATTAATAGTCACACAAATATACATTTAATTTACTGTATTCTTTCAGCAGAAGCTCTCCAGTCAAGTTGAAATTTGACTAGTTCTCAATTTACTTTACTTTGGAAAAATTGTTCGGCTCATAGGCAATTAATTACACTAGCCTTCACTGGACACCAACCTTCAGTTGAGACATACAGAACAATTTGTATGTTTCATAGAGGTACTTTTGTACTTAGGTTGAAGTAAGTaacaatttatttaaaaaacacCCTTGCCTTGTCAACTAAGTCAATTTCTACAAGGGGGATATGAGTAATATTAGATACTCAATTTAAAATCTAAACAACTACATTTTTAAGAAGTATGTTGAAATGTTAAAATAACTAGTCATAAAATAATCTACTCAACAATATTCCTACTCTATGATTTAGCTATCTCAGATAATGAGAAGATATGAGAGTTAATTTGGATTTTAAATGATGATGGATATTCACTAAATGGATTGTCTTCAGAAATGAATTCCATAGTTTAGTACcactttaagaaaatattttttttatttgtgcttTTTTATTATTGTACTGATTGAACAACATTATTATAAAGTTTCAAGCTAGCAAAAAGAGCAGAAAGCTCTTCTTGTAATTGTACAACCTTTTTCAATGGTGAATTGACACAAATGTTATTGAGAAATTTATGTAAGATCAAGAAGACCTATAAGCCAGGGCATATGGAGAAAGCaacttttaaaagttctttCAGAAATGAATTGTTCTAACTCTTATATTGCATTATTGATTGACTTCTAAACATTGTCTTATGCAGCAATTCATTCATCTCCAAACTTCTTTAATTGGCCTCTAGTAGCTTTTTTAGAAGTCTCTTTACTAATGTCTAGGTCTCTctcttttccatttctttcctAAGGTCCTCATTATTTTTTATGGGAATTAAAAAGCAGTTTTGTATTGGATACATTGTTCTTCGTAAACCTTTTTACTCAATTAAGATATTAAATTTCTTTGGTGCTAAAGACTTATCtaagaaatttgtttaaattaacCTAATTAGCACTTTTATATTTGGGTATGGCAATATTTAAtcatgaaattgaaatattttttgtagtaAGAGTAAAATTAGCTACATGTAAAAAACACAGAGAAGTCCTTTGGTGTAAACCACAGGGCCTAAAAAGTGCCAGTAGTAACTATCATTTATCTACAGGTATCCTTCATCGCCATTAATTGCTGGTCAGGCACTTGTTCTCTACATCATAAACTGGATTTGTATCCAAAATTAGTAGCAATCCACTCACACTTTGATGGAGTGGAGTACAAAGGAGTACACAAAACATTCAGAATGGTGAGTAATACTCAATAATGTGATTATGCTTTAAGTGCCACTCCTGATCAGTGATCAGGTGACATTAGTTTGTGTTACCATTACTTTGTAACATAAATTTAATTCCTGTTGCAGTCTCGCAAAGGCTTAATTTACTGAAACAAGTCTAACAAGGAAATCTTCTTCAGAAATAGCTAATCCAATGACCTttttaaaagaatgtttttgatttAGTGATCACTTTaggaattaaagaaaacatagGCATTAATTCTCTATTATGCattagttatttttaatttccaagaATTACCAGAAGAAGATACAGACTTTTTCTGATGCAAAGTGGGTCTTGCCAGGgcaatttattcacaaattgcaccattttatGCTTCAAATCCCATCTTTTTCCCTGCCAATGAGAAAACTTAACTACAACACTACAACCAGTCAAATGTCAAGGCTTGTTTTAGgaaatcaatcaaattgcaaGGAAATGAGAGGCAACTTTTGAAACTTTTAACAAACCAGCTCAATATACTGGATCAATAAAATACTTACACATACTAAAATAAACTTGTATTAAGTAACTGTATTTTGCTATTTCAAAATTCATGTGATGAAGTGGTaactgaactgagtggagtgcaattttgGTCAGAGATCATACAAGTGATTTGAAATCATGTGCATGATTTCAGACCTAATAATacacatgcaaaaatttcagcacaCTCATTGGTTGAGAGCATGTCAATTAATCCTAAccagtgcagaaagttgaaattgagtgcAGAAAGGTGAAATTGAATTGATTGACAGTCGTGAAAGTGCAATTAATCAAAATGGAGGACAACAGAAGTGAGGAGAAAAGAACCTTTCAATTCAGAGTTTAAGGGAGAATGCTAAGTACAAAAACAcccaacaaaggaaaaacaactggTTTAAAGTCTGGCTTCCAAACAAGGATATGGAAGAATGGACCAGAGCCCCTgaatataattttcaaagagTTTACATAACAGTTCATACAAAAGAGGAGAAGATTACAAGCGTAATAGTTTTCATGTGGTTATTGCTATTGACCAATATCTATCAGCCCTACAGGTTTGTGCAATTTGGTGagccttttaaaaatttacttgtgcagatttatcccaaattgcactcaaaatcatatgattacctatacaaattgtTCTCTACTCAGTTTAATAATTAAATCTGATATAATTACAAATTGTCTGGTATGCTTGAGACTTTTTATTTGATCTTTAGGCTGGAAACTGAAAAGGCCCAAATGAGAGAGGGTCACAAAGTAGGAAATTGAGTATGACATCATGCTCAGTTTTACCCTTACTCAACTCAGTGGCCATTAGGCTTGGAATATTGTTCAATTTTTGTATTCATCCCTTAAACTGGATTGTGGAAAAGCATAAATTGTGTTTATTTGAATTGTGTAGCTAGCTGAATGATGCCTTTTGGCTGGAAAATACTAGGAATCTGGCTgccaatttttcaaacaaaacaatctGTACATTTGCTTAGTGGTGTTCTGATATCCATGCGATACCATCCCTTAATAATTTGATTAATTGAAACATCTTTATTACAGGTTGCATTTCTTCAATCTGTGATCAGACCATTTATGTACATAGGTACCAAAGCAGAACTTACTTTGGCAAAGAAGAGACAGGTGATATATGAATAATAACTCAGCCTGCATGACTTGTGTAGAAAGGAGTATTGGAAAGGggaaagttaaaatttgtacAGGAGTGGGGAGTGAATACCATCAGAATCATTCAAACcatcttttttcaaagaactttATCTTCAGTGTTTGGCCAGGAGTGTTTTTCTTGAGGTAGCAATCAGTTTGCTGACCAGGGGAAAAGCAATGAAGATATGAAATTAAATGTTGCTGTAATGTTCAAACACCCCCAAAGAGAACATTTCTGAGTGCTCGCTGTGTGGGTTGACAAAAGACCTCATAAGGGTCTAAAGCCCCCCTCCCCACTTCCCTTTCATTGAAGTCTCTTAGTTTTAGTTCTTAGTTTGGGTATAGTGAGCCAGTTTTATTAAATGCATTGAGTTCTTTGATTCTGAAACACTTTTGTATAACTAACAAATAACTATTTCTATCAAGGAGCTTGTCATAGCTTATTTCAACCAGACTGCACTAGACAGTGCACGATACAGTACATTCTTCAGTTTGACATTGCAGTTTGTTGCAAAAGGTGTGTTTGGATAGACTGATGTTACTTCTGTATCAATCTTTTGGTAGGAAGCTGTGTAATATATACTGTTAAGTAGCTTCAGCCAAGTCATCTGCCATTTCAAATTGCTCTCATAGCCTATAGAATAAGTCCAGTGTTATTAATAATATTGTGAAAATTATGTAGATTACCGGATCAATTTTGTTTACTGTGTACTTTTGCTACATCACCCTCTAAAGTTTTGTCACTCTGTTTTAAATAGCCAGCCTCCATTAATAAGTGGTCATCAAAGCACTTACCTTTGTAAAATGTTTGATTGTAGCCAATTTTTCATAGAGTAGTATTATCACACACAACCTCTCTGATATTGGTAATAGAATGAGAAGTTATTATTTAAATACagtatttttacttgtttttcacTCATCTGATACGTAACTGCAGTGTAACTGGCTTGCTGCTTAAGCTTTTACATGGCAACAATACAGGGGAAAACCTTCATATAGGAAAAATGGTCACCTAAGATGTTATGTTGTTGTAATTTCTAGAGTCCAAGCCTTTGTTCCTTGTTTTGACAAATGGCAAGCTTGCTTCTGATGCAGAAGCTGATAACAGTGGAGTGTCTTACCATTGTCTTAACAAGGCTGTTATAGTAAGTTTGATACATAACTAAGTAAGATATGGGGAGTTCTCAAGTCAACTTTAATAAGGTTGAATATACTGTTTAGgtggttatttttttgttgttgttatttccCTTTTCCCACATAATGACATTGTTTTATGGAGCTTGGTTATGGTGTAGGAGGACATTGCAAGATAATGAGATAGTAATTTACACTAAGTCTAGACTTGCACAAGGGAAATGGTAGCATTTAAaatggaagaaagaaaaaaggaagaagaaggaaaaaaaccatcaaaaacaataaagtaCAACTGAAAAGGAACATGTCTAAATTTAATTGTTGTGAAATTGACTCATTGTGTTGGCAAAGTATGATTTATTTTATCACACAACAGCTTTCCAATTGttaaagaacatttttaaaaatcctaaacattttttgttagctcttaaaattatcaaagtAAGGAAACATTAGTTTCAAAGGTATGTGAAATTGAactgtttctaatttttttctcatgtcaCACTATTCTTTACCAATATCAGAAATATCCATCAAATTACAACTTCTCACATGAGAACCTCACCAACTGGATTAATGCAAACAGATGTGAGGTAAGAAGAACATGCATCCTGAATCCCTACAATCTCAAACTACAAGGTACCCTTTTCCAAGTGTTCAGTTAGTAACACAAAGCACAATATTAAATGGTGTGATAATAGTGGAGGAGGAGAAGATCAGGGCAGGTTGGGTTGGGCCGGGTCAAGAAACCAAACCTCCCTTGCATTGTCAATCTGCCACTACTATCACACCAATTAACATATCACTCTGTTTTACTGCCTGGATGCCAGGAACAGGCTAATGATCAAAATGACAGAATGTTGATGGGCTAATGAAACAAGAACCACATTTTTAGCAAATACAGCTATTGAGTGGTACTTCTGTAACACTATTTGCATTTGTTGCATATAAGATTCTTCAAACATCAGAAGAAAGGCGAATGCAAATGAAGATTGTTTTTGCCCCTCCTTTTTTGGTTAGGGTTCTGAAAATGATTCATAATCCCACCAGTGAAAGTCTCTCTACCAACCTAAAGAGATAGTTTTTCAATATACTCAGTCTGCAGGAGTAATATGGAGCCTTTTCCTGTGAGAAAAGTTTTTCATAATGCtacaaaaaatttcagaaatttctTCACTTTGCTCTCTTTTCCTCCACAGCTTGTGGTTCAACTTACCCCTACTACAGCTTCAAAAAAGAGTCTTATGCATCATCTCAGTAAAGGATCGGctcttattctatttatacCAATGAAACTTAACATGAACACAAGTAATGTGCATCTACTACACACAGtaggttatttttatttatcccCTATGAACTGGCACTGTTTTGCCAAAGAAGCTTAACAATGAATAACCCACCAGGCTCTTGCAGCCCACAGTACTAGTCACTTTCAGCGACTGACTTTGGATCACTAATTAAGAATACACTCCATTCAATAGATCTCAATAATATACCAGCACCATTTTAGCAACTTATAAATGACGGGTACACAACAAACAAACCTAACAGAACAAACTTACATTACTAATGGATTGACACAGTAATCACGATGGACTTAACGTttcattgataattttgttttatcaactgagttgctaaTGTGACTTTGCCAtcattggggggggggggggtattttAAGCAGAggttttgagtgttagcccatTGTCAGAGCTAATAGAGGtattgtgggttgtgtatggTTATATATCAAAAGATGGAGCTACACTATTGGGACATGTACTATGAACTAtgaactaattttaaaatggtgTAGCCATGGGTACCAAAATGGGACCCACCTACACCATTCTTTTTGCCTTTTATAAAATTTGTGTGCTAGAAGGgaaattttgtttgtgcttATGGTTTTGgtgattgtattttttttaattacagtaTAGTCATGCAGCAAGTCAGTATTATAACGGCTCATGTGACTTTGTTGCATGTAACTCAAATAGCTCTTCTGAACAATCTGAAGAAGCCATTGGAATATACAGAACTGCAGAAGAATCAATACAGTTAAATGTGGACCAACTAACTGCAAGAAATGCACACCATAGAGGGCCATTCACTGCTAACAGTATAGGCCAAGGAAAATTCAATGTTGTCAGAACACCACATCAGCGGCTATATTGGAATTGCCAGtcatttaaagttaaaaaaccgGGTCACCCCATACAAAGCAAGAGCTTTAGTATCTGTAATTTATGCCATACATGTCTTGAGCATGGCCTTTGTTTAGAAAGGAGCATCTTCAGACCACCATTTTCTGTTAAAGATCATACTCTGTCATCATTGCCCTCTTTGGTTATGGCTGCACCTCTTTTAGGCACCACTACTTTGTACATTTTGTTACAAGCATCTGCTGCACTCCCAAGATGGGAGAAACTACTGAAGATGTGTCATACCTTAGACAAAGCGAGTTTCCACAGCAAGCGTTACAAACACGAATAGATAATAGTGTGAGTGGTATTGTTGAGGAGTTAGTGAATTCTGTAACCCCAAAATCGAAAAGATCTTCTACAAAAGGTGTTTATCATCAGTTGATTAAACAGGATAGCTCATTAACTGATATTCATGGGGAAATGGGAAGAAATGTCTTCCCACTGTCTTCATTTATGGAAAGGAGCTTTGATTCCTTTCATGACAACTGTGGACCAACAGACCCAATAAGCAAGTTTGCTGGGGCAGGATGCACTAGCAACCgatcagtaaatttttttcttgtggaTTCCATTGAGCACTGGACAGTTGCTGAAAGACTTGGTGTTAGCTGGACTTCTGAGGAAAAGATTGCTTTAGTTATTGCTGATTTCAAGGTAATACAAATTCTTAAATGGTGGCTTTGTTCCTTGTTTCCTCCAACTCCAGACAGTGAGCACCCCTATCATGATGTGCCGAAGCAAATCTTCATTTTTATGATACTCTTGAATTGTTAATTCAGCCAATTTGCTGATTATCAGCCAGAAGTGGATAACAATGAATATACGACAATAAACTCCTGTGATAGATTTTTGGTGGTTAATGTTTAAAAGGATAGCCCTTCTCCAGAACACTTTTCTTGAGCAAAGGGCTGATGCATGAAACtaaagcttttgaaaaaaattggtatgGTTATCTAGTAAGCTGTTATCAATTTCTGATGGATAATCAGTTTAGTTCTTTAACTGTCTGCTTAAGCAGCTCAATAGTT from Pocillopora verrucosa isolate sample1 chromosome 8, ASM3666991v2, whole genome shotgun sequence includes these protein-coding regions:
- the LOC131798620 gene encoding FMN-dependent NADH:quinone oxidoreductase-like yields the protein MVVSTALSSCVEHSLHFFRNVFRAIPIRHCSYISAFEGEVKSSGDLHLTNGRVQILHLNSSGSDERSYTGMASRTFLTAYKSKHADHIVQDINLWDKELLQYDLSHVASKMRMVSGQDEPSDKVNFEPVERMIKTLFSADKLVVSCPMWNYSIPYVLKQYIDCVVQPGLTFRETSTGPQGLLTNRPLLLITSSGGDYSTGQMKMLDYQVPYLKDIFGLIGFTDVRHIYIKNTAHEKRDKLLTFIESSCLEAAAKF
- the LOC131798602 gene encoding LOW QUALITY PROTEIN: thioredoxin domain-containing protein 11 (The sequence of the model RefSeq protein was modified relative to this genomic sequence to represent the inferred CDS: inserted 1 base in 1 codon), which produces MLFKYQFLLIHGISQLLLSRCTWFFDNGDPNFLQLSKSRKFFTNTGKVVEISNGSMEAFKDLLRKDKITFVLFYAPWCSQSWIAAKEFNNTAEVLYREVSFIAINCWSGTCSLHHKLDLYPKLVAIHSHFDGVEYKGVHKTFRMVAFLQSVIRPFMYIGTKAELTLAKKRQELVIAYFNQTALDSARYSTFFSLTLQFVAKESKPLFLVLTNGKLASDAEADNSGVSYHCLNKAVIKYPSNYNFSHENLTNWINANRCELVVQLTPTTASKKSLMHHLSKGSALILFIPMKLNMNTSNVHLLHTYSHAASQYYNGSCDFVACNSNSSSEQSEEAIGIYRTAEESIQLNVDQLTARNAHHRGPFTANSIGQGKFNVVRTPHQRLYWNCQSFKVKKPGHPIQSKSFSICNLCHTCLEHGLCLERSIFRPPFSVKDHTLSSLPXFGYGCTSFRHHYFVHFVTSICCTPKMGETTEDVSYLRQSEFPQQALQTRIDNSVSGIVEELVNSVTPKSKRSSTKGVYHQLIKQDSSLTDIHGEMGRNVFPLSSFMERSFDSFHDNCGPTDPISKFAGAGCTSNRSVNFFLVDSIEHWTVAERLGVSWTSEEKIALVIADFKSNVQFVLDKNLEITNSSIVEFIMAYMAGNLTRHLRSASVTSRSCPQSQACVVEVVASNFDEVVLDETKDVFLLYYSPWCGYCQALGPVLLTVARFFKKLTGVTIARINADQNDLPWKFHVNHYPSFLFFPAHRKDLSIRFPDSLERTSANIINFILNHGLKERSGAEKACFSEKVRSEIRELEKSLCQVEKDKQLLEIRLGEALRTRELRGNAQDRVATHLEQEYQGMEEKVHKLVKGSKKVLYDLWAAETKLNEKGKQLSGLSFDKRHYEAENEKLSEKNNKENVALLEQSKVLGELQKSLTALRRRATYLEISNNILRNKFRKSFSEAHYPNY